Within the Candidatus Zixiibacteriota bacterium genome, the region TATGCGAATCGATATCGAATTCTCCGATAATCTTTCCGTGTCTGAAAATCGGCAGGACGATTTCCGATTTCACATTGATACTGCAGGAAAGATAATTTGATTCTCTGGTGACTTCATCGACCACGAAAATTTCTTCTCTCTCGGCCGCCTGCCCGCAGATTCCTTTGCCAAAGGGGATACGGACATGGTCGGTCGGCGCACCGACATAGGGACCGAGAATCAGTTCGCGCTTGTTGGCCCAGTCAACCAGATAGAACCCAACCCAATTATAATGGGGCACCTTCTCATTCAAGAGGCGGCAGATATTCATCAGACGGTCATCACGAGGGATTTTCGACAGGACCAGCTCTTTGATTTCGACAAGCAACCCGGTAAAGATGTCGTCATTTTTTGTCATTTGCGCTCTGGCCTTTCATTTCATCCCAGGCCTGCCAGATCCGCCGGATATGTGGAATGGTTATCGAGCCGCCGACAACCAGGCCGATGGCAATGGATTCTTCCAGTTCGGAATCAGTGACGCCTTCTTCGCGGCATCGAATGAGATGGTACATAATGCAGTCATCGCACCGCAGAACCAGCGAGGCGACCAGGCCCAGAAGCTCCTTGGTTTTGGCGGGAAGCGCTCCGGCCTGATAGGCCTGCCAGTCGATATTATAGAAACGCTTCACACTGGTTCCGGCATATTTCATGACAATTTCATTGAGCCGTTCCCGCTCACGCTGGAATGCGGAAATTCTGCTTTCATCCACAGTCATTTCTCCTATCACTCAAGTCGATTTTCTTAGAGCTCTGTCTCGCAAAAAAGAACAGGAGCCCGAGGCTCCTGTTCTTTATAAATGACTTCATTCATGGCAGGTTATTCTACTTGCGCTGTCCCAGTTCATGGTCGAGCATCAGAAGACCCTGCTTGGAATCGCCGACCATCTTGAGTTTCTGAATTATCTCAATGGCATTAGCTTCCTCTTCCACCTGCTCGGTGACAAACCAGTGCAGGAAGATATTGGTGGCGTGGTCTTTTTCACCGATGGCCAGGTTGGTCAGATTGTTTATGAGACCGGTGATTTTCTGCTCATGGTGGTAGGCCGCCTCAAAGGCCGCCAGGGGAGAGGCCCATTCGGACTGCGGCTTCTCGATACCCCCCAGCGTCACCTTTCCCTGCTGCTCAAAGATATACCCGTAAAACTTCATGGCGTGTCCCATCTCTTCGCCGGACTGCTGCTGCATCCAGTGAGCAAAACCATCGAGGTTTATTGACTTGAAATAGGCGGCCGTGGAAAGATATAAATGGGAAGAAGCATATTCTTCCATAAGCTGGTCATTAAGCGCTTTTTCAATTTTGTTGTTTATCATGTTAATTCTCCTTTTAATATAATAGAATGGATTTCAATTGTCATTTTACAATTTCGGCGGCCTGTCGCGGCCGCTTATAATAATTTTTTGACAGCCTCAAGTACCTCATTATAATTCGGTTCAGTGGTGATATCTTTTACGGTCTGGATGTAACGAATGACTCCATTGCGGTCGAGGACAAAAATCACGCGCGCCAGAAGGTGCAACTCCTTGATAAGGACGCCATAGGAGGTGCCGAAAGTTGCTCCTCGATAGTCGGAGAGTGTCTTCACATTGCTG harbors:
- a CDS encoding GAF domain-containing protein, which translates into the protein MTKNDDIFTGLLVEIKELVLSKIPRDDRLMNICRLLNEKVPHYNWVGFYLVDWANKRELILGPYVGAPTDHVRIPFGKGICGQAAEREEIFVVDEVTRESNYLSCSINVKSEIVLPIFRHGKIIGEFDIDSHTPAAFTGHDRTFLNSICEIVAGII
- a CDS encoding carboxymuconolactone decarboxylase family protein, whose protein sequence is MTVDESRISAFQRERERLNEIVMKYAGTSVKRFYNIDWQAYQAGALPAKTKELLGLVASLVLRCDDCIMYHLIRCREEGVTDSELEESIAIGLVVGGSITIPHIRRIWQAWDEMKGQSANDKK
- a CDS encoding ferritin; translated protein: MINNKIEKALNDQLMEEYASSHLYLSTAAYFKSINLDGFAHWMQQQSGEEMGHAMKFYGYIFEQQGKVTLGGIEKPQSEWASPLAAFEAAYHHEQKITGLINNLTNLAIGEKDHATNIFLHWFVTEQVEEEANAIEIIQKLKMVGDSKQGLLMLDHELGQRK